DNA sequence from the Vicia villosa cultivar HV-30 ecotype Madison, WI linkage group LG3, Vvil1.0, whole genome shotgun sequence genome:
AACTTAGCTCTAGGTCTAGCAAGATTTCTATAGAAGAGTTTTCTCCAATTCACTTTAGGTTTTATCCCCCTCATCATGTGATAAACCTCTCTCATAACGTACTTTCTTGTACTTTAGAACTTATTCCATACATTGGATTGTATGAGGGTGTCCTAATGTTTGAATATTGCTTTTAGAATCCAAGAGCATTGAATACCAGCATAAAAAAGGTCGTAGGATATATGTTTTTTAAGTAGTAAGAGTGTATCCAATTAATTCACAGCTTATTTTCTTTTGACAAACATTCCAAAGGAGTTTTTCAATCATTGCTTTATTTCATTCCAGGAGAGAAATCAAGTTCAAACCACCTGCAGAAAGAGGGTCATTAATATGATCACAAGCTACCAGAGCTTTTGTGATTATGTTTTCTTTGCCAATCCACAAAAAACTCCTGCAAATACTATCAACGTGAGAAATAACCTTCTTAGGCATAGGGGAAATTTGCATCCAGTAATTGACAATAGAGAAAATAACACTTTTCAGAAGTTGGACTTTATCCGCACAAAAGAGAAGTCTAGTGCTCCAATGTTTTAACCGAACAAGCATTTTCTCAATTATCGGTTGACATTGAGAGATAGTCAATTTTCTAATAGCCAGTGGAACTCCAAGATACTCAAAAGGCATTGACCCGATATCAAAACCAGTTTCCTGCTGAATGAGGTTGGTAGTAGCATCGTCCATACCCCTAAAGTAGATTTTACTTTTTGGGATGCTAATCTTTAGTCCCGTAGATGCTGAGAATCCTCTAACTTTGTTCATGATCAACTTTATAGAATCAAGGTCACCCCTCACAAACAACAAAATATCATCAGCAAAACAAAGATTAATCATCTTCAGTCTCTCACACTTTGGatgaaaattaaaattagggATGAGACATAAACCTTGAAGGACTCGATGAAGGTATTTCATGATAAGAACAAACAGGAGGGGTGAGATGGTCCACGTTTAACCTTAAGGATCTTAGACGGAACACCATTAATAGAAAATCTTGTCACGCAAGCTATAATCCAATTAATATAAGTATGCGGGAAACCAAGCTCTATCATAATATGGTGGAAGGCTGACCATTTCATTGTATCATACGCTTTTTGAATATTCGTTTGAACCATACACTGAAAAGAAATATGCTTTTTATTGTAACCCAATGTTAGCTCCTGCGCCATCATGATAttgatttattttcatattttataacttttaaacaatataatattattttatttgtctatatttttttgtgcatttttaaaatttaattaaaattatagttAGTTCAATTGATGAACAAAAATCAATGGAGATTCTCACAGTTGATAAAAATGTTCGTTAATAAAAAACATTGCAATTCAATTTTTATTGTCGATGAGATGACCTTTTTAGTTGAAAATATTTGAGTGTCAATAAATATTTGTTGCATTTTAAAGTCTATCTTGATTCAAGTTAGTTCACCAATCTCGTCTCacttaaattttttcaaaaaataattgataacaaaaataattaaaaaatgatttaatttttaaaatgaaaatttaaattaaaaagaaaattaaaaaatcaataaataaaaatattaaaatggaTGATTATGAATATGATGGAAAGAGAAGGACAAACTTGAAGACAATTATTTGTAGgcgtatatatcatatatatgtttaaaatattctttttaatcATATCCATAAAAATCAAAACctttagatttatttttcttattggtACGTTCCTTTTCAATATCTGAAGATGTTGCATTTTGCAAACCATATAAATTTAGCAGGGCACACGTTTCTACTTTCTAGAGTTTTAGCTTACGTGTCATATTAGTAACGTTTCACGTTGCCCTCCCTAAGAAATGGATGACACTGTGACGTTCTCAGGATTTAGACTTGATAAGGAAAACGCCGAAATCAGGATAAGGAAACATGAGTGTGTGACGTtctcaaataaatttattattttttcaacttATTCCAACTTTTTTCTTTGGATAAGttatgtaatcttgttttcttttttacgaacaaataaaataaagtgataataattattaattttaaaatttaaatttaagtcAGAATGTTATTGTCCAATTTAATAATATTGAATTTGTATGTTTgaataatttttcatttaattcaaaaatatgaTCTATATCaactaaaagtaattttttattattaaaatcaaaattttatttgataaaaatagcagttaattaaaaaattagttgataatttataatttatgatTAGTAGTTGATGACTGATAACTTATAATTTATAGTTAATGATTGATGATTTATAATTGACAAACTAATTGAAATGTTTAATAAAATTAACAGTTTAATTAGTTGATAAATTAAATTgacataattttttaatatataactgtttgatttttaattaaaataaattataaaagataGTAATGAGTTTTAGGTGAAATAGTAAGAacaaaagtaaaaacaaaaactatTAGCGTTTAGAAAATAAACTATAattaagtaaaataaattataaatatgaattaattatTTATAGTGATGGGATACATCATTTATAGTTTTGTGATGGGATACATCATTATTAGTTTTGTGatgtaaatttaattatttttgatgtagtttaaaatttaaaaattataattttctttAATGAAAAGAAACAACTGAGtccaattttatttaaaaaaattaattacactGTTTTAGAAATTTGTatctatttatatattttgaaaGTATGTGAATTTGGCATCgactttttaaattttgaattactaAACAAACTATTCATCTTATCAATTCTTAGTCACATAAGAGTGGCATGTgttcttttattaatttataaattttcatGATAAGCTAGCTCGAATAGAttaagggaaatgctaacaaaTATTTCAGGGGCAGTTTTTTAGTAATCAATAATGTATGCTATTTATactattaaatgtcaaaattaattattcatttaattctttgtattttttaaaaataaaacaaatcgaTGAAAAAGTCTATCATGTTATTTtcttattatattatccaattatCCAATAAAAATTGAAGAGAGAATATGCTATTATCCCAATTCCCAACTCCTCACCTGTTCGCCCACAGTAAATTTGGAGCTTACTTTTATGACACTCTCTGTGATCGTGTGTTTCTTATAAAAATCAATTCATTCAATAAATCTGTCCCGAAAATCAatgtattaaatttaaataaccaaAGACTAGGAATGAACGGAATCTTAAATTAAATATTACTGTACTATTTTTTAAGACAAATTAATAGTATTAaagatttaatatttttctttaaaatgttaataattaatgataatatttttattaatattaaaaacaaattaagaGTATTAATGACCAATTTTCCAATTGGTAAACCCCAGATTTTTTTGGTTGGAAATAACAGTTTacaatacatgtatattcttttTTAATTGGATAATAATATCTGTATTCCCGTTCAGtaaaagatttttaatttttcttttagtaaagataaaaaaatatagatacttttaatacatttatttcaaaatatattaattatttaatattattaaaaaatgttgtcatttttttacttataataataaatagataaaataagaATAGAGACAAGATAGATATTTCGAGAGAAAAAAAAGGATAAAGATATATTGTTGAAAAAAACGGAAGGAGTAAAAATGGaaaagaaataatttaaaaaaagaaaataagagggGGAACGTGTTAGTATTTATATGAGTCGATAAGACTCGTGATTATCGCACGAAATTGCTTTGTCATTTCTCTAATCCCTATCTTCTTCTCCTCCACCACCgtcctcttcctcctcttccatgGATCCTTACAAGGTATAACACCTAAAATCACGTTTACGATTAATCGATTTTGGTTTTATAATCTCATTTTTCATTGCTTTCTGTCTTCGATTTCTTGATTCGTTGAATTCGTATGGTTTtgcttatttgtttatttattcaatCAAGGTTTTATcgaattttattttcttgttcaaTGGCTGATGATGTTAGTTTTCTTGCAGCACCGTCCTTCTAGCGCTTTCAATTCACCTTTCTGGACTACCAATTCTGGTGCTCCTGTTTGGAATGATAACTCTTCCCTAACCGTTGGATCTAGAGGTATTGAATTGATTAGTTTATCCAGCTTTTTTTTAATCTTGTTGAAATTTGTCAACTCTGTTAGGATGAGATTACTTTTTATCATAATTTCATTTCTTGACTTTACAGTAGAATAACCGaaagtaattgatatgatttcATTGGTATCTTGTTTTCGAGTTTGATTTTATGTCTTGCATGTGAATTAGCTGCATCAATATATAATatgtacttttttttttataaatatatgtttagATTGCAGAAATAAGCTGAAAACAGCTTTTGAAATAAACTGAAAACAGCTTTTGAAATAAACTGAAAACAGCTTTTGAAATAAACTGAAAACAGCTTTTGAAATAAGCTGAAAACAGCTTTTGAAATGTTGATGTTATTTATATAAACCCTCCCCAAACAGTCTTGCAAGTGATTATGCTCAAATTATTCAATCTAAAcaggttttaagtgtttttgcatATAAGTACTTGTGTCAATCAAAGTTAATGTATAAAAAGCTGTATAAACTTTGCATAAGCTTTTTTTTGGGTGATATTATGAACAGCTTAagaaaataagctataatcaaGTTATGAAATATCGGAAACTTATTTTGTATGCCGTTACGAAAACTTATACAAGTATGTTTATCATAAGAAGTTCAAATAAACCCTCCCAAATGCTTCCTCCCTGCTAATTATGCAAGATGGTTAAGTATTCAGAACGCATCTCCGAGAATTATCGTAGATAATGTTTTTGCGTTATTCATACTATAGGAATTATGTATTGCTATGTTTGGTTTGGTGTTTTCTTTCATATATGTTATTATAGCATGTTAACTAAACTATGCAGGGGAACTGTGTGTGCCTTTTATAAATTTGTTAGCTATGAATATTTTGGTTTATTCCCCTATTTTCCCCTCTTTCTGATTTGCGTGTTTTGAAGGAGAGATGACTTCTCCAACTGTCTGGTATAAACCTCAGGGTGAATTTGGCTAAATATTATTTAATCAGAGGTTTAATATTAGTTTGCTCCTTTTGGCAGGTCCAATTCTCTTGGAAGATTACCATCTTGTGGAAAAGATTGCCCAATTTGATAGGGAAAGGATCCCAGAACGTGTTGTCCATGCTAGGGGAGCAAGTGCAAAGGGTTTCTTTGAAGTCACACACGATATTTCACACCTGACATGTGCAGATTTCCTTCGAGCCCCCGGTGTTCAGACACCTGTCATTGTCCGTTTCTCAACTGTCATTCATGAACGTGGCAGTCCTGAAACCATGAGAGACCCCCGAGGTTTTGCTGTGAAATTTTACACCAGAGAGGTAtatatatttagcttaatttaaTATATAGTCATATCTTCTTGTGAATAAATACAGTTACTGTATCTGTTGAAATTTCGTATAAATTTGAAGCAATTCCTGTTTCTTGACTGTCATTCATGAATATCGTAGCCCGGAAACCTTGCGAAATCCTAGAGTTTTTACTGCAAAATTTTAAACCAGAGATAAAGTTATGTAGTAACATATAGCTAAAATCATCTTTCAGTGACTAAATATAATTACTGTATTTGTTTAAAGTTATCTTCGTATCTTTGAAAATAATTCCAATTGTAACTGAGAATGCTACTTTATTTGCTGAGATGCTtatgataattgttttaaaaGAAGGGGATATGAAACAGTTGGAGTTTTGTAGTGTACATAGTTCTTATCTATACTTTTTTAACACAGGGAAACTATGACCTTGTTGGAAACAACTTTCCTGTCTTCTTCGTTCATGACGGGATCAATTTTCCAGATATGGTCCATGCTCTTAAACCCAATCCCAAGACCCACATCCAGGAGAATTGGAGAATCCTTGACTTCTTCTCCCACTTTCCAGAGAGCCTTCACATGTTCTCCTTCCTATTTGATGATGTGGGTGTCCCACAAGATTATAGGCATATGGATGGTTTTGGAGTTAACACGTATACCCTGATCAACAAGGCTGGGAAATCAGTGTACGTGAAATTTCACTGGAGGCCCACCTGTGGTGTGAAGTGTCTATTGGAGGAAGAGGCCATTAAGGTGGGAGGATCCAACCACAGCCATGCTACTAAAGACCTTTATGACTCAATTGCTGCTGGTAACTTTCCTGAGTGGAAACTTTATATTCAAACAATAGATCCTGCTCATGAAGACAGATTTGACTTTGACCCACTTGATGTAACTAAGACTTGGCCCGAGGACATTATACCCCTTCAGCCCGTAGGTCGCATGGTCTTGAACAAGAACATAGATAATTTCTTTGCAGAGACTGAACAACTTGCATTTTGTCCTGCCATCATTGTGCCTGGTATATATTACTCAGATGATAAGATGCTCCAAACCAGGATTTTCTCTTATGTTGATTCACAGAGGCACAGACTTGGACCAAACTACCTGCAACTTCCTGTTAATGCTCCCAAGTGTGCTTACCACAACAATCACCATGAAGGTTTCATGAATGCCATTCACAGGGATGAGGAGgtaatttaatgtttcactcttctattaatattctttttttcattttcgtTGCAAGAATCAGGTTGCCATGATAACTAGGCGATGCTATTGAATGATCTGAATCTGATATTGCATCTTATTCTTCAGTTATATACAGTATTTTTCTTGTGATCTGAGCTCTGTCAATTTATAGGTCAATTACTTCCCTTCAAGGCATGATTCTGTTCGTCATGCAGAAAGGGTCCCCATTCCTACTGCTCATATATCTGCAAAGCGTGAAAAGGTTAGTTTTATAGTTTTGGTTAATTGCTCTATATAACAATGTGAAACATGTGTTGTGAGTGAATCCATCTGACATGATTTTCAGTATAGATTGCAtcactttatttaattttcttgccCATGA
Encoded proteins:
- the LOC131660330 gene encoding catalase, whose product is MDPYKHRPSSAFNSPFWTTNSGAPVWNDNSSLTVGSRGPILLEDYHLVEKIAQFDRERIPERVVHARGASAKGFFEVTHDISHLTCADFLRAPGVQTPVIVRFSTVIHERGSPETMRDPRGFAVKFYTREGNYDLVGNNFPVFFVHDGINFPDMVHALKPNPKTHIQENWRILDFFSHFPESLHMFSFLFDDVGVPQDYRHMDGFGVNTYTLINKAGKSVYVKFHWRPTCGVKCLLEEEAIKVGGSNHSHATKDLYDSIAAGNFPEWKLYIQTIDPAHEDRFDFDPLDVTKTWPEDIIPLQPVGRMVLNKNIDNFFAETEQLAFCPAIIVPGIYYSDDKMLQTRIFSYVDSQRHRLGPNYLQLPVNAPKCAYHNNHHEGFMNAIHRDEEVNYFPSRHDSVRHAERVPIPTAHISAKREKCNIPKQNNFKQPGERYRTWAPDRQERFLRRWVEALSDPDPRITHEIRSIWVSYWSQVDRSLGQKLASHLNMRPSI